A stretch of the Streptomyces ortus genome encodes the following:
- the ftsW gene encoding putative lipid II flippase FtsW yields MPTSRTGRPPVQRAPRRPPAPRPPRDNPVGRLYGRARRAWDRPLTAYYLILGGSLLITVLGLVMVYSASQITALQLSLPGSYFFRKQFLAAVLGGLLLLAASRMPSKLHRALAYPMLLGSVFLMILVQVPGIGVAVNGNQNWISVGGPFQLQPSEFGKLALVLWGADLLARKQDKRLLTQWKHMLVPLVPVAFMLLGLIMLGGDMGTAIILTAILFGLLWLAGAPTRLFGGVLAIALTLGFILIRTSPNRMARLACLGATEPGPGDSCWQAVHGIYALASGGLFGSGLGASVEKWGQLPEAHTDFIFAITGEELGLAGTLSVLALFAALGYAGIRVAGRTEDPFVRYAAGGVTTWITAQAVINIGAVLGLLPIAGVPLPLFSYGGSALLPTMFAIGLLIAFAREDPAARTALAMRQPRFGRKRAAVRGSAVRGPRKWNTMRRRASARSSGER; encoded by the coding sequence GTGCCCACTAGCCGTACAGGGCGTCCTCCCGTCCAGCGGGCCCCCCGGCGGCCCCCCGCCCCCCGCCCGCCGCGCGACAACCCCGTAGGCCGCCTCTACGGCCGCGCACGCCGTGCCTGGGACCGGCCGCTGACGGCGTACTACCTGATCCTCGGCGGCAGCCTGCTGATCACCGTGCTCGGTCTGGTGATGGTGTACTCCGCCTCCCAGATCACCGCGCTCCAGCTGTCGCTGCCGGGCAGCTACTTCTTCCGCAAACAGTTCCTCGCGGCCGTGCTCGGCGGCCTGTTGCTGCTGGCCGCCTCCCGGATGCCGTCCAAACTGCACCGGGCGCTCGCCTACCCGATGCTGCTGGGCTCGGTCTTCCTGATGATCCTCGTCCAGGTGCCGGGGATAGGGGTCGCGGTCAACGGCAACCAGAACTGGATCTCGGTCGGCGGCCCCTTCCAGCTCCAGCCCAGCGAGTTCGGCAAGCTCGCCCTCGTCCTGTGGGGAGCCGACCTGCTCGCCCGCAAACAGGACAAGCGGCTGCTGACCCAGTGGAAGCACATGCTGGTGCCGCTCGTACCGGTGGCCTTCATGCTGCTCGGGCTCATCATGCTCGGCGGCGACATGGGCACCGCGATCATCCTCACCGCGATCCTCTTCGGCCTGCTGTGGCTGGCGGGGGCCCCGACCCGGCTCTTCGGCGGCGTCCTCGCCATCGCGCTGACCCTCGGCTTCATCCTCATCAGGACCAGCCCCAACCGCATGGCGCGCCTCGCCTGTCTCGGCGCCACCGAACCGGGTCCCGGCGACTCCTGCTGGCAGGCCGTGCACGGCATCTACGCCCTCGCCTCCGGCGGCCTCTTCGGCTCCGGCCTCGGGGCGAGTGTGGAGAAATGGGGTCAACTCCCCGAGGCCCACACCGACTTCATCTTCGCCATCACAGGTGAGGAACTGGGTCTGGCGGGCACTCTGTCGGTACTCGCGCTCTTCGCGGCCCTAGGCTATGCGGGTATCCGCGTGGCCGGACGCACGGAGGACCCCTTCGTGAGGTACGCCGCGGGTGGCGTGACCACCTGGATCACGGCCCAGGCCGTGATCAACATCGGTGCGGTGCTCGGCCTGCTGCCGATCGCCGGCGTCCCGCTCCCGCTGTTCTCCTACGGGGGTTCCGCCCTGCTGCCGACCATGTTCGCCATCGGGCTCCTGATCGCCTTCGCGCGTGAGGATCCCGCTGCGCGGACGGCACTCGCGATGCGGCAGCCCCGCTTTGGCAGAAAGCGGGCTGCGGTGAGAGGCTCCGCTGTCCGGGGGCCTCGGAAGTGGAACACGATGCGACGGCGCGCCTCGGCGCGTTCGTCCGGAGAGCGGTGA
- the murG gene encoding undecaprenyldiphospho-muramoylpentapeptide beta-N-acetylglucosaminyltransferase — translation MHVVLAGGGTAGHIEPALALADALRRQDPTMGITALGTERGLETRLVPERGYELGLIPAVPLPRKPTPELITVPGRLRGTIKAAEQILERTKADAVVGFGGYVALPGYLAAKRLGVPIVVHEANARPGLANKIGSRYAAQVAVSTPDSKLRGARYIGIPLRRSIATLDRAAVRPEARAAFGLDPSLPTLLVSGGSQGARRLNQVIEQTAPYLQQAGIQILHAVGPKNELPQVHQMPGMPPYIPVPYVDRMDLAYAAADMMLCRAGAMTVAELSAVGLPAVYVPLPIGNGEQRLNAQPVVKAGGGLLVDDAELTPQWIQGNVLPVLADPHRLFEMSRAASEFGRRDADDLLVGMVYEAIASRR, via the coding sequence GTGCATGTCGTACTCGCCGGTGGGGGGACCGCCGGCCACATCGAGCCGGCGCTCGCCCTCGCGGACGCCCTGCGCAGGCAGGACCCGACCATGGGCATCACGGCCCTGGGCACGGAGCGCGGACTTGAGACCCGGCTCGTACCGGAACGGGGCTACGAACTCGGGCTGATCCCCGCGGTACCGCTGCCGCGCAAGCCCACCCCCGAGCTGATCACCGTCCCCGGACGGCTGCGCGGCACCATCAAGGCGGCCGAGCAGATCCTGGAGCGCACCAAGGCGGACGCGGTCGTCGGCTTCGGCGGCTACGTGGCGCTGCCCGGCTACCTCGCGGCCAAGCGCCTCGGCGTCCCGATCGTCGTCCACGAGGCCAACGCGCGGCCGGGACTGGCCAACAAGATCGGCTCCCGGTACGCGGCCCAGGTCGCGGTCTCCACCCCGGACAGCAAGCTGCGCGGCGCCCGCTACATCGGTATCCCGCTGCGCCGCTCCATCGCCACGCTCGACCGGGCCGCCGTGCGCCCCGAGGCCCGCGCCGCGTTCGGGCTCGACCCCTCCCTGCCGACGCTGCTGGTCTCCGGCGGCTCGCAGGGCGCCCGCCGCCTCAACCAGGTGATCGAGCAGACCGCCCCGTACCTCCAGCAGGCCGGTATCCAGATCCTGCACGCGGTCGGCCCGAAGAACGAACTGCCGCAGGTCCACCAGATGCCGGGGATGCCCCCGTACATCCCGGTACCGTACGTGGACCGGATGGACCTCGCGTACGCCGCGGCCGACATGATGCTCTGCCGCGCGGGCGCGATGACCGTCGCCGAACTCTCCGCCGTCGGGCTCCCCGCCGTCTACGTCCCGCTGCCCATCGGCAACGGCGAACAGCGGCTGAACGCCCAGCCGGTGGTCAAGGCCGGCGGCGGACTGCTGGTCGACGACGCGGAACTGACGCCGCAATGGATCCAGGGCAATGTCCTGCCCGTGCTCGCCGATCCGCACCGGCTGTTCGAGATGTCCCGCGCGGCCTCCGAGTTCGGCCGCAGGGACGCCGACGACCTGCTCGTCGGGATGGTGTACGAGGCGATCGCGTCGCGCCGCTAG
- a CDS encoding cell division protein FtsQ/DivIB, which produces MAGPTTAERQDRQDAGSGPPRQPLLKRPKRLPKPRTLIVVMVCLALLAGGGVWILYGSQWTRVERVSATGTRVLTAEQVVEAADVSVGSPLISVDTDAIEASLLRKLPRIDSVDVVRSWPHGIGLKVTERRPVLIVEKGGKFVEVDAEGVRYATVARAPQGVPVLELTASHSAGLRRFGTARLVREAVLVAGSLPAAVARATRVVKVRSYDSVTLELSGDRTVDWGSGEKGRAKAHTLIALMKATPGAAHFDVSVPTAPASSGS; this is translated from the coding sequence GTGGCCGGACCGACCACCGCCGAACGGCAGGACCGGCAGGACGCGGGCTCCGGCCCGCCCCGGCAGCCTCTCCTCAAGAGGCCGAAGAGGCTGCCGAAGCCTCGAACGCTCATTGTTGTGATGGTCTGTCTGGCCCTGCTCGCGGGGGGCGGGGTCTGGATCCTCTACGGCTCGCAGTGGACGCGCGTGGAGCGGGTATCGGCCACCGGCACGCGCGTCCTGACGGCCGAACAGGTCGTCGAGGCGGCCGACGTCTCGGTCGGATCGCCGTTGATTTCAGTCGACACCGATGCGATCGAGGCGAGTCTGCTCCGGAAATTGCCCCGAATTGACTCGGTTGACGTCGTCCGTTCCTGGCCTCATGGAATCGGGCTGAAAGTAACTGAGCGTAGGCCGGTCCTGATTGTCGAAAAGGGCGGAAAGTTCGTCGAAGTGGACGCCGAGGGTGTGCGATATGCCACGGTCGCTCGCGCCCCGCAGGGTGTGCCCGTACTGGAATTGACGGCGTCCCACTCCGCGGGCCTGCGCCGCTTCGGCACCGCCCGGCTGGTGCGCGAGGCGGTGCTCGTGGCCGGTTCCCTTCCGGCCGCGGTCGCCCGCGCCACCAGGGTCGTCAAGGTCCGTTCGTACGACTCCGTCACCCTGGAGTTGAGCGGCGACCGCACCGTCGACTGGGGCAGTGGTGAGAAGGGCCGCGCCAAGGCGCATACGCTCATTGCTCTCATGAAAGCCACCCCCGGGGCGGCTCACTTCGACGTGAGCGTTCCCACCGCCCCCGCGTCATCAGGGAGTTGA